The following is a genomic window from Streptomyces sp. NBC_01381.
ACGGCGTGATCGAGCTTCGTCCAGTTCGTCTCCACGCAGACCATCGCCGTGAGGTGCAGGCGTGTCTCGGCGTCACGGAACTCCAACGGCACGTCTGGGAGCTTGAGTTCGACGGATTCGCCCGCCGCCAGGTCCTTCGGTACGGCCAGTTCACCGCCCTCGCCAGCTTCGCCGTCACTTACGTACGTCCACTCGAAGGCCAGATGGGAGAGGTCGGCGAAGTCGTGCAGATTGGTGATCCGGACCGTCCCCGCAGCCCCGTCGTACGCGAAACGCACCGGCTGGATGACCGCCTTGTAGTCCGCAAGGCCCGGCGATGGCGTCCGGTCGGGGAAGAGCAGCCCGTCGCAGACGAAGTTCCCGTCGTGCAGCTCCTCGCCGAAGTCGCCGCCGTAGGCGAAGCCGAACTCCGGGTGTGCGATGCCGTGGTCGATCCACTCCCAGATGAAGCCGCCCTGGTTGCGCTCGTGCGCCTCGAAGAGCTTCTGGTACTCGCTCAGGCCACCGGGTCCGTTGCCCATCGCGTGCCCGTACTCGCAGAGAATGAAGGGCAGTTGACGGCGCGAGGCCGGTCCGTCGTCGTCCTCCTTGCGGCCGATCCGTTCGACCTCGGCGTGATCGGCGTACATCCGCGAGTACATGTCGGTGTCCGCGCAGGACCGGTCGCCCTCGTAGTGGATCAGGCGGTCGGCATCCCGCTCGCGGATCCAGCGGGCCATCGCCGTCAGGCCGCGGCCCGTGCCGCACTCGTTGCCCAGGGACCAGATGATCACCGAGGCATGGTTCTTGTCGCGCTCGACCATGCGGGCGGCGCGGTCCAGGAGGGCGGGCGTCCAGCGGTCGTCGTCGACGGGGTTGGCGCGCCAGTCCTGGACGGTGAAGCCGTGGGTCTCCAGATCGCACTCGTCGATGACCCACAGGCCCAGCTCGTCGCAGAGGTCGAGGAAGGCCGGGTGCGGCGGATAGTGGCTGGTGCGGACCGCGTTGATGTTGTGCTGCTTCATCAGGCGGATGTCGGCGCGCATCGTGGCGAGGTCGAGGGTGCGGCCCGTCTCCGGGTGGAACTCGTGCCGGTTCACGCCCCGGAACAGGATGCGGCGGCCGTTGACCTTGATGACACCGTCCTCGACGGCGACCGTGCGGAAGCCGATCCGCAGCGGGATCCGCTCGCCCGCCGTGGCGAGCACCCCGTCGTACAGGCGGGGCGTCTCGGCCGTCCACGGCTCGACGGCCACCGTCACTGCGTCGCCGGTCGCGACGTCGATCCCCAGCTCGGGCACGGTGACCCGCCCCGCCACGTCGGACGCGACCCGCAGCGTGCCCGTCCCCGCGCGATGGTCGTACGAGGCATGGGTGAAGAAGTCGAGCGCGCAGCCCTCGGGGCGGTGCAGCAGCGTCACGTCGCGGAAGATGCCCGGCAGCCACCACTGGTCCTGGTCCTCCAGGTAGGAACCGGACGACCACTGGTGGACCCGGACCGCGAGGACGTTGCCGGCGCGGCGCAGCAGCTGCCCCACGGCGAACTCGTGCGGAAGGCGGGACCCCTTGAACTCGCCGAGGTCCGTGCCGTTCAGCCAGACGCGGGCGCAGGACTCGACACCGTCGAAGCGGAGCACGTTCCCGCCGTCCGTGGGCCAGTCGTCCGGGAGGTCGAAGACGCGCAGGTGGTCGCCGGTGGGGTTCTCGGTCGGTACGCGGGGCGGGTCGACCGGGAAGGGATAGTTCACGTTGGTGTAGGCGGGCGAGCCGTGGCCCTGGAGCGCCCAGGTGCCGGGCACGGCGATGTCGTCCCAGGAGGCGGCGTCGTACCCGTCGGAGGCGAAGGAGTCGTCGGTGTCACCGGCGGTGGCGGAGAGGCGGAAGCGCCAACTGCCGTTCAGGGAGAGGGAGGCGGCGTCCGACCGCGCGTACCAGGCGCGGGGCGGGAGGCAGCCGGAACCGGGGGATACGTCCTCGAAATAGGGGAGATCCATGGTTTCCATCAGACAGCGGCGAGGCGGGGCCTCACAACACTCACGCGGCGGGGGTTGTTGGATTCTCGGCGAGCGGTTTGGACGAATGACGCGCTGGGTGCGGATTTCGTTGAATGAGGTTGCTCGCTCAGTGGAAATCATCTGAGGTATGGCACTCCGAGCGCGATATCGGTAGTGTCCCCGGCTGTGACCATCAGCCAGCCGTCCCCGTCCGCGACCCTGCCCGCCCAGCTCCCGCAGACCGGCCGCACCCGCCACAGCAGGCTGCGCGAGCAGGGCGGCCTTGAGCGTGCGGAGCTCGAAGCGATCCTCGACGCGGGATTCGTCTGCCACCTGGGCGTCGTCGTCGACGGCCACCCCATGGTGGTCCCCACCGTGTACGGCCGCGACGACACCCATCTGTATCTGCACGGCTCGGTCGCGAGCCGCAGCATGGCCGCCGACCCGGACGCCGAGATCTGTGTGACCGTGACCCATGTCGACGGCCTGATCCTGGCCCGCTCGGTCTTCGAGCACGGTGTGAACTACCGCAGCGCGATGATCTACGGCGTACCGCACAAGGTCACCGACCCGGAGCGGAAGCTGCGGGGCCTGCGGCTGCTGACCGAGCATGCGACGCCCGGCCAGTGGGACTACGCGCGGCGCCCGAGCCGCAAGGAACTCGCCGCGACGACCCTGCTCGCCCTGTCCCTCGAAGAGGCGTCCGTCAAGACGAGCGTGGGCCCGCCCGACGACGGCGAAGGACCGGACGCCGCGCTCGGAGTCTGGGCCGGAAACCTTCCCCTGACGGCCAGTTGGGGCACTCCGGTGCCGGACCCGGCGCTCGCCCCGGACATCGGGGTCCCGCCGCACATCGCGGAGCGCGGCGGGACCCGGCAGGGCTGAGCGGCCGGTCGGCTCAGGGCTGCACGGGGGCCTTGCAGCCGTGTGTCTCGGCCGACTTCTCAGCGAACGCCTTCAGGGCGGCGCGCTGGTAGGCGCGGTCGGCGGCGCTGGGCTTGTCCCGCTTGTCGCTGCCGTACGAGGGGGACCCGGAGCCCGGCGGCTCGATGGTGAACAGGGCGCGCTCGCCACCCTTCTCGCACTCCGCGCTCGCCCAGTACCCGCCGAACACGAGGGGTCCGGCCGGGGCCACGCCCAGCATGCGGTCCGGCTCCAGGTAGTCGTGGCGCTCCTGGTAGCCGTACCGCTCGTCCTGCGCGTATGGGCCGTAGTAGGCGCTGAGGCGGTACCGGCCGCTGATGTCCGACGAGGTCCGGGGTGCCGGCCGCCCTTCCGTGTCCACCGGCCCGGCGCCGAGGACGCACACCTCGAGCGGCGTCCCGCGACGTGCGCCCTCCCATGCCCAGGAGAGCGCGGAGCCGCGCGCCGGAACGCCCTCGCAGGACGCGGTGGCGTCGGCCAGCGGCACGTTCTCCTCCTCGTCCACCGGCAGCGGCACCGTGCGCGGGCGCTCGCCGAGTTCCGCGTCGCAGCCCCAGTGGTCGGAGGCGTTCGCCGCCGTGGCGGTGGCGATCCGGGCGAAGGCGGTGCGCCGGGCGGCGTCTTCGACGGTCGTCCCCTCGTCCTCGACGCCGACCGTGACGAGCAGCCCGCCGCGGCCGCGCGCGCAGTCGAGGAGGACTGCGGTGGTGGCACTGGCGTCGCCATCGTCGTCGGAGCCGGCGCTGAAGACGCTGTTCCACCCGTGGCCGAGCGTGGCAGGGGGCAACACGGTGCCCGCCTCCGGATACACCCCGTCGTACCGGCCGGTGAAGTCCTCGCGCCGTTGCTGCCGCGCGGCGAAGCTGTCGTCGTCCTTTACCCGCCGTTCCGGCACCGCGTGCACGTTGACCGTGACCGAGCCCTCTTCGACTTCGAGGGCCAGCGAGCACTCCACCCGCAGCGAGGCGTCGGCCAGTTCACCCTCCGAGCGGCCGTCGGTGTCGTCCTCGAACGGCCCGTCGCCAAGGACGTCACGCACTTCAGCGCCCGGCAGCACCCCGTCGCAGGCCTCGTCGATCTGGCGCTGCGCCACCCACCTGTCGTAGCCCCCGCCGAACCAGAACCACCCGCCCGCCAGCAGTGCGAGGGCGAGCACCGCCCCGGCCGCCACGGTCAGCTTCCGTCCCGCGCCGGACCGCCAGGTCAGCCCTGCCACTCCTCCACCTCTCCCATGATCTCGGTGTTCCGGCAGTGCGAACGCCGCGGCCAGCCGTCCGCTGCCGCCAGATAGCGGTCGAGTACGGCACGCGCCTGTGCGGAGAACCGCCGCCGGTCCTGCTTGTCGAGGACGACCGCGTCCTGGTGCTGGAAGTCGAAGGCCGGTACTACCGTGACGCGGTGATACGTAGGCCCGGCCTCGCAAGCCGACCGCGCCCAGAGCGCGAACTGCGGATCGTCGCCCGACTCCTCGATCCTCAACTGTCCTTCGCTGTCCGGCTTGTGGGTGCTTTGACTGCTCCCTGGTACGTAGCCGGAGCCGGCATGGCTCTCGTACGCACCGGCCGCGAGGATCCCCGACCAGCTCTCCGCGCTCGCCGCCTTGACCTTCCGCTCCTCGGCCCAGCCCGCGGTGTCGTCCCACTCGCCGCCGCAGGAGCCCGCGCGCTCGCTGTACGTCTTGTCGTTGCCGTCGAACCGCCAGCGGCCCGGCGAGAACTTCAGCGCCTTGGGCGAGAGCCAGTGGCAGAGCGCGGAGCCGTCGGCTGCCTTACGGACGTTCAGCGACTGCCCGCCACAGCCCTGTTTCCGGCTCACCCAGTCGGCTGCGCGTACCGCCGTACGGGACGCGTCGAGCCGTTCGCTCTTCGGCACGTCGTACGAGTTGTCGGCCGACGAGGGCAGATCCACGGACACCAGCAGGTCCTCGGACGGCCGGACCCGCCCGGTGAGCCCCTTCGGGCAGGAGGCCAGGAGGGTGGCCGACACCTGCTGGGGGCCGATCCCGTCCGTGCCGCCGGCGCCGCCGAGCGCGCTGCTCGGCAGCGGCACCGCGAAGCCGCCGCCGGGCGCGGCGGCCTGGCCCAGCACCGCCTCCGCCCGCACCCGAACCTGGGCCTCGTCCTCGCCCCACCGGACGGTGCAGTCGAGCAGCGCCCGGCTCTGCTGCCCCGGCCGCAGCATCGTGCCGTACTCGCGCAGCTCGCCCGCCGTGTCGTCCGGCAGCAGGTAGCCCACTCCTTCGGGGAGCAGGCCCGCGCAGGCATCCGCCAACTGCTCCTTGTCCGCGGCCAGTTGCTCGCTGTGCTCCATGGACCGCGACACGGCGATCCCCGTGCCCGCCACCGCGACGGCGAGCACCGTCACCCCGGCGACAAGCAGCCACGTACGCCTGCGGACGTCACGCAGCTTGGGCATGGCGCTCTCCCTCCCCGTGTACATGATCAGGAGAGCGACGCTATCAACCGGTGAGCATGCCCTGGGGCGAGGGCTAGAGGGCTAGTGGGCTATTGGGCTAGTGGAGTTTCAGCTTCCCGGACAGGAAGCTCTGCGCCACCCACTCGGGGGACTCGCCCAGGGCGAAGGCCCGCGCCTTGATGAGCGCGAGGGAGTCGCCGATCGAGCCGCCCGTCTGCTCGGACAGGGCGCCCGCCGCCTGGTGCACCGCGGCTCTGATGTCGGCGCCGCCGTACAGTCCGGGATCCGCGTCGGGGCCGAGGAGCACGCCCGCGGTCAGCGCCGCAGCGACCTCGTCCAGCGCCCCCGACCCGGCGAGGGCGGAGGGGGGATCGAAGACGGTCAGCGCGCCGATGCAGCGCGGCGGAACCGTCAGCGGCAGTGCGGCCACCGAGCTCAGGCCAAGGGCGGCGAGCCCGGAGCCGTAGCCGGGCCAGAGCTCCTCTATGGCGGCGCCGGACACATACACCGCGCTGCCGGCGCGGGCCGCTTCCCGTCCGGGGCCCGCGGTCAGGACGTACTCCAGATCCTGGGCGCCGCGCGAGGGCCGGTCCGATGCGGCGACCGCGAGCTGGCTCAGATCGTCGCCCATCAGCGTGAGCGCGGCGCTGGGGGTGCCGCAGGCCTCCGCGACCCCGGCCATGAACAAGGGGCGGTCGACGCTCGTGGCCTCCCGGCGCCCGGGGCCGTGGCCGTTCGCCCACTCCCGCACCCGGCGGGCATAGGACTCCTGGAGGCGGGCCGTGGTCAGATGCCGCTCGGCGACCGCGTGGTGCCGTGCGGCCATCGCCGAGTGGAACACACGGCCGGTCTCCAGGAAGCGCCGGTCATGGCGCTCGGCGGTCGCCGTCTCGCGCGCCGCGCGGTCGGCGGCACGAACGGCACGCTGCCAGGCGGCTTCGGCCTGGCCGTCGTCCGCGGACGACGAACTGCCTTCCATGGCCTTCATGTTCACCAGAATACGGCTCGCGGGGTCAGCCGCCGCCCGACTCGGCGACGTCTTCCATGAGGAGCACGACACCTCCGTTGTGCCCGTCGAACGGAGAGCAGATCACCGAGCAGTCGATGGTTCTGCCGATGCGGTTCACGGCGGGGATGGCGACCGGTCCCGACCGCTTCCCCGACGCGATGCACTCCCGGACGATCTGGCGCAGACCGTCGGTGGGCAGCCCGAAGTCAAGGGCGAAGAACTCCTGGTCGAGGACCTCGTCGGCCCGCAGCCCCCACAGGTCGATCGCGCCGCGGTTCCAGCTCCTGACCCGGCTGTCGGAAGAGAGGACCACCACGCCCGCCGCGATGCTGCTGACCACGCCCTCGAGGAAGGCGCGGGCCTCGTTCAGATCCGTGGAGCGCAGCCGCATCTCGTCGTTCATGGTCTCCAGTTCCTCGTTGCCGGACCGGAGTTCTTCGTTGGTGGTCTCCAGCTCCTCGTTCGTGGACTGGAGTTCTTCGTTGGTGGTCTCCAGCTCCTCGATGCTCGACTGGAGTTCCTCGTTGGTCGTCTCCAACTCCTCGTTGGTGGACTGGAGTTCCTCGTACGCGGTCTCCAGGTCCTCGCGCACCCGCTTGACCTCCGCCTTGAGCTGGGTCGAGAGGGTGACGTCCGTGAAGGTGATGTTGGTGGCGACCGGCAGTCCCTGTCCCCCGGAGATGGGCTGGATGACGATGTCGAAGTTCTGCACCTCGCTGCCGATGCGCCGCTCCGCCCCGTTCACCCGCATCGTCCGGCGCTCATGGGTGGCCTGGTCGATCAGGGAACGCAGTTCGGTGGGGCGGTAGGACAGCTCCAGGTCCTGGAAGGGGCGGCCGATGTCATGGGTCGTGAGGCCGAACTGGACACGGGCCTCGTTGTTGATCATGACGACGAGGCCGTCCTCGTCCAGGGCGACGGCGGCACCCGGAGCGGCGTCGAGGATCAGGTCGCGCAGCTGGCGGGTCCGCGAGACGGCCTGCATCTCGGCGCCCATGCCGGGGCGCATCTTCATGGGGATCGCGGGGTACGGCGGGGCGCTGCCGCCGGGACGGCGCCGGAAGATGCGCTGGCGGATGCTGAGCGCCTCGAACCGCTCGCCGTCGCTCAGCAGCATCTCGGCCTTGCCGAGGAAGAGATAGCGGCCCTCGCGCAGCGCGAAGTGGAAGCGGTCGACGATCTGGGTCTGCGCCTCGACGTTGAAGTACATCAGGGTGTTGCGGCAGACGAGCAGGTCAAGGCGGGAGATCGGGGCGTCCCGGGTGATGTCGTGCCGGCCGAAGATCACCCGGCGCCGCAGATCGGGGCGGAAGACGTAGTGACCGCCGTGCCGCTCGAAGTACTTGTCGCGCAGCTCGGTGGGGAGCGATTCGAGGTTCCTCGCCGGGTACTGGCCCGAGCGGGCTTCGCGCAGCGCCTCCTCGTCGACGTCCGTGGCGTAGATCTTGACGCGGTTCAGGCTCTCCTCGATGCCGAGCGCCTCGGCGAACATGATGGCCAGTGAGTACGCCTCCTCGCCGCTTGAGCAGCCCGCGCTCCACACCCGGATCTCCTCGTCGGGCCCCAGATCGGCGATCAGCTGGGGGACCACCTCACGCTGCAGGAGCTCCCAGGCGTCCGGGTCGCGGAACACCGAAGTGACGTTGATCAGGATCGTGTTGAAGAGCGTGCGGAACTCGACGGTGTCGGTCTCGAGCAGATCGCGGTAGTCCGCGTAGTCCTGTACGCCGACGTCGTCCATCCGCTTGCGGATGCGGCGGCCCAGGGTGGACCGCTTGTAGCCGGTGAAGTCGAAGCCCCGGGAGTCGCGGATGAAGCCGAGCAGGTCCTCCAGGCCCTGGTTGACGGCGACTTCGGGCACGGACCCGCGCTTGCCGCCGGCCTCCTGTTCGGTGCCGGTGCTCTGCTCGGGCGCTGCCCCGCTCCCGGCGCCGGACGACTTGCTCATCACTGCCTCTTGCTCTCGACGAGTCCGCGGACGGCCGCGGCGATTTCCTCTAGACGGAGTACGAAGTCGACGGACCCCGTGCCGACCGCCGCCGACGGCATCCCCGCGAACTGCGCGGTCTCGGGATCCTCGGCGATCACGGTGCCGCCGCGCGACTTGACCGCGTCCACGCCCATGGCGCCGTCCACACCGGTGCCGGTCAGCACACAGGCGATGGCCCGCGGCCCGTACGCGCCGGCCACCGACTCGAAGAGCAGATCGGCGGAGGGGCGCACGAAGTGCACGAGCTCGCTGTCCGACAGGGAAAGGACGCCCTCGGGGCTCACGAGGAGGTGCCGGTCGGGCGGTGCCAGATACACCGTCCCCGGGCGGATGCTCTCATGGTCCTCGGCCAGCTTGACGTCGAGTTCCGTGCGCCGGGAGAGGACCTCCGCCAGCAGCGTCCGGTGGCGTGGATCGAGGTGCTGGACCACGAGCACCGGCACCGGCAGATCGGGGCCGAGAGCGCCCAGGAGCGCGCCCAGACCCTGGATGCCGCCGGCGGACGACGCGACAGCCACGACGGCGTACTGACCTGATGTGTGCTGTTCGGACGTCATATGCCGAGCCTAGTCGCTGCGCGGCACACTGGCGGGTCCGCGCGGGGCGGCACGTCCTCTTGTCGCCGGTCATGGCATCTGCTTGACTCCGCCCGCCAGAACGCCAGATCGCCAACACACCGGCGGAGGTCGCCATGGAGATCACCCGCAGACGCCTGTTGTCCGCCCTCTCGGCGGCCGGTCTCCTGGCGGTGATCCCCTCAGTGCCGGTCTCCGCCGCCGAAGCCGCCGAGGACAGTGCCCGGCTCATCGCCAACACCGTGGCGGTCTTCGCCGGCACCGCCGAGTCCAACGCCCGCCCCGAGACGGCCGCCAAGCTCGCCGCCGTGGAGAAGACCGCGCGGACGAACCTGAAGTCGATGGACGACGCGGCCGACGGCGAGCTGTTCGCCGGTCTCGTGCTCGGCACCGACGAGACCAACCTCAACACGGCCTTCAAACGGCTGTACGAGATCGCCCTGGCGACCCGCACCCCGGGCACCCCCTCCGACCTCTACGGGAACACGGCCGTGCAGCGCCGTGTGATCGACGGACTCGGCTGGCTCCACGAGCGCCACTACGGCGACCAGGCCAAGGGCTACTACGGCAACTGGTTCCACTGGGAGATCGGCATCTCCCAGCACATCAGCAAGACCCTCGCGCTCCTCGTCGACGAGGTGCGGACCCACAGGCCCGGCCTCATCGCCACATACGTCGCCTCGATGGATGCCTACCTGCGCAACGGCATCGACGGGGACGTGAACCTCGACTCGCGCTTCCACACCGGCGCCAACCTCGCCGACATCACCACCAACCGGATCCTGCAGGGCGCGCTGCTGCCCGATGGCGGCGAGGCCCGCATCCGCAAGGCGCTCACCGACCAGCTGACGGTCTTCGTCACCATCGATCCGTACCACCTGAACCACGGGGTCACGGACGGCTACTACGCCGACGGCTCCTTCATCCAGCACGCCTCCGTCGCGTACACGGGTTCGTACGGCAAAGGCCTGCTCACCCGGGTCGTGCAGACGCTCAAGATCCTCGACGGCACGGGCTTCGCGCACGGCGATGAGCTGGTGCCGACCGTCCAGAAGTGGGTGCGCGACGGCTTCGCGCCGCTCGTCTTCGAGGGCTGGATGATGGAGATCGTCAAGGGACGCGCGGTGTCGCGTCCGGAGGGCGGCTACGCGGATGTCGCGGTCGTCGTCGAGGCCGTCGTCGACCTCTCCTCCCTCTCCACCGGCGCGGACGCCACCGCCCTGAAGAGCTACGTCAAGCACGTCCGGGCGACCTCGCGCACCGCCCTCAACCCCACCGGCTTCGTCTCCCCGGTCAGCATCGTCCGCTACGCCGACATCATCGGCGACGCCTCGGTGCCGCCCGCCGACCTCAACCCGGCGGCGCGCAGCGTCGCCTTCAACGCCATGGACAAGACCGTGCACCGCAGACCGGGTTACGCCTTCGCGCTTGCGCGCAGCTCCGGCCGGATCAGCAAGTACGAGTACATGAGCGGCGAGAACCTCATGCCGTGGTTCCAGGGCGACGGCGCCCACTACCTCTACCTCGCCGGGCAGGACCAGACCCAGGCGTACGGCGTCGACTACTTCACCACGGTCTCGCCGTACGGCCTCGCCGGTGTCACCGCGCCCGTCGAGCGGCGCCGCACCGTCCCCGAGCTGTACGGGAAGCCGTACTACGACAACCCCGGCCACCCCCTGAACTTCACCTCTTCCTCCGAGTCGCAGAACAAGTACGTCTACTTCCCGCGCGGCACCGAAGGGCACTCCGGCGGCGCCGTGCTCGGGGCGTACGGGGCCGTGGGGATGGTCCAGTCGAGCGATGTCGCCCACCGGGACCAGAAGCTGCTGCCCGATGACTTCGTGGTGTACCGCAACGCGACGGCGACGAAATCCTGGTTCCTGCTCGACGAGGAGATCGTGGTGCTCGCCGCGGGGGTCGGCGACGACGCGGGGCGTGCCGTGACGACGACGGTCGACGCGCGCACCGCGGCGCCGGACGACCAGGTGTCCGTCACGGGGATGCTGTGTGACGGCCGCCCATGGACCGGCGCGGGCACGGGCGACCTTGCCTGGCTGCGGTACGCCAACGCCACACAGCGCACCGCCGTCGGCTACGTCTTCCTGGACACCCCGAAGGTACGGGTCGCCCTCGACCAGGTGACCCGGAGCCGCCGGGTCGTGCGCACCGCGAACCCGGACACGCCCGTGACGCGCAACGTCCTGGGCGTGACGGTGGACGGCGCGGCCGGGGCCCAACCAGCGTGCCTGGCCTACGCGTTGGTGCCGAACGCGGCCGATGCGGCGCTGCGGTCGTACGGCTCGGGGCGACCGCTGAAGATCCTCGCGAACACGGTGCGGCTGCAGGCCGTCACGCACACGGGCCTCGGCCTGACGGCCGCGAACAGCTTCACCGCGGGGCGCCACGAGGCCGCCGGCGTACGGCTCGACGGCCCCTCCTCCGTGCTGGTGCGGCGCACCGGGCGCGGCGACGAGACCACGGTCGCCGTGTCCGACCCGACCATGGACCGGGACACGGTGAGCGTCCTGCTCCGCGGCCGCTCGCTGCGGGAGGTCACGGCCGACGACGGCGTACGCGTACGCCGCGTGCACGGCGGAACCCGCATCGACGTGCGGACCCGGCACGCGTACGGGCGGAGCTTCACGGTGCGGCTGCGCGGCTAGGAGTCGTCTGCGGTGACGGCCCCCACCGGGCACGCCCGGACCGCCTCACGCACCAGGGGGTCGCCGCCGCCGTCCTCGCGGCCTGGCAGCACCTCGCTCAAGCCGTCGTCGTCCTGGGTGAAGACGCTCGGCGCGGTGAGCGCGCACATGCCCGCGCCCACGCACCGTTCCTTGTCCACATGGACCCGCATGCTCATCTCCTGTCGGTCACCACGTCACGGGGAGTTCCAGCATCCCCTGGATGGTGTCGCCCGGCTTGAAGGGAATCTCCGCCGCGGGCACCGCGAGGCGCAGCTGTGGCATGCGCTCGAAGAGGCTCTGCAGGGCGATCTCCAGCTCGGCGCGGGCCAGGTTCTGGCCCAGACACTGGTGCACGCCGAAGCCGAAGGCGAGGTGGTGGCGGCTCTCGCGGCGGAAGTCGAGCTCCTCCGGGGTGTCGTAGGCCGCGGTGTCGCGGTTGATGAGGGACGTGGAGAAGACGACGCCGTCGTGCGCGCGGATGGTGTGGCCCGCGACGTCGATGTCCTCCTTCGCCACCCGCAGCATCCCTTCCGCGATGGACAGGAAGCGCAGCAGTTCCTCGACGGCGGCCGGCACCAGGGCCCGCTCGGCGCGGAGTTCGGCCAGCCGCTCCGGGTGCTGGAGGAGGGTGAACGTACCGAGGGAGATCATGTTCGCCGTGGTCTCGTGCCCCGCGACGAGCAGCAGCGTCGCCAGGCTGAGCAGCTCGCCGCGGTCCACGGCGCCCGCTGCGAGCTGCCGCTGGATCAGCTCGTCGAGCAGACCGTCGCCCGGCGTGCGCCGCTTGTGCTCGATCAAGTCGTCGAAGTAGGCGTCGAGTTCGTCCCGTGCCCGCTGTACGTCATCGGCGCGCGGGCCGCGCAGCAGCCGCCGGGACTGCCCCTCGAAGAAGTCGTGGTCCTCGTAGGGCACCCCGAGCAGGGCGCAGATCACCATGGACGGCATCGGCAGCGCGAACGCGCCGACCAGCTCGGCCGGCGGCCCCTGTTCGGCCATGGCGTCCAGGAGCCGGTCGGCGATCTCCTGGATCCGGGGCCGCAGCGCGGCGACGCGTTTGACCGAGAAGCTGGGGATCAGCATGCGGCGCTGGGCGTTGTGCAGAGGGTCGTCGACGCCGAGCAGGGCGATACGGCGGTTGCGGACCTGGGCGAAGCGTTCGGTCGGCGCGGGGAACGCCTCGTTCTCGCGGTCGCTGGAGAGCCGTGGATCGGCGAGCAGTTCGCGGGCGACACGCTGTCCGGTGACCGCCCAGACGGAACGCCCGTCGAAGAAGG
Proteins encoded in this region:
- a CDS encoding cytochrome P450 is translated as MTDSAAATSISFPQDRTCPYHPPEAYEPLREERPLSRVTFFDGRSVWAVTGQRVARELLADPRLSSDRENEAFPAPTERFAQVRNRRIALLGVDDPLHNAQRRMLIPSFSVKRVAALRPRIQEIADRLLDAMAEQGPPAELVGAFALPMPSMVICALLGVPYEDHDFFEGQSRRLLRGPRADDVQRARDELDAYFDDLIEHKRRTPGDGLLDELIQRQLAAGAVDRGELLSLATLLLVAGHETTANMISLGTFTLLQHPERLAELRAERALVPAAVEELLRFLSIAEGMLRVAKEDIDVAGHTIRAHDGVVFSTSLINRDTAAYDTPEELDFRRESRHHLAFGFGVHQCLGQNLARAELEIALQSLFERMPQLRLAVPAAEIPFKPGDTIQGMLELPVTW
- a CDS encoding polysaccharide lyase family 8 super-sandwich domain-containing protein, which translates into the protein MEITRRRLLSALSAAGLLAVIPSVPVSAAEAAEDSARLIANTVAVFAGTAESNARPETAAKLAAVEKTARTNLKSMDDAADGELFAGLVLGTDETNLNTAFKRLYEIALATRTPGTPSDLYGNTAVQRRVIDGLGWLHERHYGDQAKGYYGNWFHWEIGISQHISKTLALLVDEVRTHRPGLIATYVASMDAYLRNGIDGDVNLDSRFHTGANLADITTNRILQGALLPDGGEARIRKALTDQLTVFVTIDPYHLNHGVTDGYYADGSFIQHASVAYTGSYGKGLLTRVVQTLKILDGTGFAHGDELVPTVQKWVRDGFAPLVFEGWMMEIVKGRAVSRPEGGYADVAVVVEAVVDLSSLSTGADATALKSYVKHVRATSRTALNPTGFVSPVSIVRYADIIGDASVPPADLNPAARSVAFNAMDKTVHRRPGYAFALARSSGRISKYEYMSGENLMPWFQGDGAHYLYLAGQDQTQAYGVDYFTTVSPYGLAGVTAPVERRRTVPELYGKPYYDNPGHPLNFTSSSESQNKYVYFPRGTEGHSGGAVLGAYGAVGMVQSSDVAHRDQKLLPDDFVVYRNATATKSWFLLDEEIVVLAAGVGDDAGRAVTTTVDARTAAPDDQVSVTGMLCDGRPWTGAGTGDLAWLRYANATQRTAVGYVFLDTPKVRVALDQVTRSRRVVRTANPDTPVTRNVLGVTVDGAAGAQPACLAYALVPNAADAALRSYGSGRPLKILANTVRLQAVTHTGLGLTAANSFTAGRHEAAGVRLDGPSSVLVRRTGRGDETTVAVSDPTMDRDTVSVLLRGRSLREVTADDGVRVRRVHGGTRIDVRTRHAYGRSFTVRLRG
- a CDS encoding ferredoxin → MRVHVDKERCVGAGMCALTAPSVFTQDDDGLSEVLPGREDGGGDPLVREAVRACPVGAVTADDS